AACCAAGGAGGGTCGACCTACCATGGTGGTTCATACCAACGAACGAACAAATGGTAATTCATGCCTACAAGAAAAACCAACCAAAACTAAGAAATCCCAATCACGActgaagaaaattaaaaaaaataaagaaaaaaaggtcaACTTAACTACTCCATACCTGTTTGTACTGTAGGTGCTATCAACTGACACGACATCTCTGTAGTATCCATACGATGCCCTACCCCTTGCATCCACCCATACTGCACTCCTAAATTTACACTCCTCGTCCAACTTCACCGCGTAGAAGAAGTTAGGATTGATGTCTTTCATTCTCATGAAGTAGTTCATCATCTTCTTGACATCCGCATTCACGTTGCTGGTTCGGAGCCTTGTTGTAATATAGTTTCTTAAATCCTTTTCTGAGAATCCCAGGTTAGACGGGCTCCCAGCCTCATTTGCAAAGACTAGGAATGTCTTGTTTGGTCGAATCTCAGCCTCATCATTATCCTCGATCACGCACTTCGCATGCGTGGTCAGCTCCCTATACTCATGGTAGTGCGCCGCCTTTTGTCGCTGAACATGGGTGCGAGTGCCTCACCTCAACATTGAACAAAACCCACTCTTGGATGTCCTTATCAAACTTCACATATATCCTTGCCTTGCACCCAGCAGCTGAAATCGTGTTCTTCCGCGTTGGTGCTTTGACACGAGACTCACGGAACCCGTCGCGATTACAGTGGATAGCTTGGTTAATGGGTTTATTTGTGCTCTTAGTTGTAAATCCTACTTTCTTTACGTATGTAACATAGAATTCATGAGCCATCTGCAACTGCGCAAACCGCATTCCATCTCTTAGTATTTCGTCTTCTTCAAGGCAACCATGATCCGGTACATTTCagattaattacaaaaaaatcattACCATTATTGATCAAATCAAACATCCGGATCATGACTACACAAAATTAAACTAGAGTCCACAACCTCGTAACCAAGATCCATCTCTTCCCTTCCAACCTCAATAACATCCGACAGTTGCATGGCCTACAATTCCAAAATAAACACAGAAACCTaaaggaaaaaagaataaatCCTTATTAAATATCATGTAAATAAAACCTCCATAACCAGCACAAAACGCAACAAAAACCTAGAAATCTAGTTAATCATCCTAACAATTCTAGCTTAAAAATAAATGCATGAAAATGACAATGATGGGCAATTGaaataattatttcattttACCTATTATATAAGGTTTGTAACTACTATAGATTCTCTTTCACAATGTCACTGTACCTCATATAGCTGAACATGCATTAGATACAATTATCATACACATAATTCAGTCATCGATTTCAACGCCTGCAACACCCTAGAGTTGCTTTTTTAATTCAATCAATGACCATCATGTCTActtatatacataaatttttatctacacatgtggtggacgaaattgtgatcactattctttgatttGCATTCATTGCAAAATTGTGGAGTTTAGGtatttggcacgagtggacacaactccgttcaactaaccagcaagtgtactgggtcgtccaagtaataaaccttacgtgagtaagggtcgatcccacagagattgttggtatgaagcaagctatggtcaccttgcaaatctcagttaggcaggttaaaatggtttatgggtttcgaaaatagaaataagagaatagattataaaaagggatagaacacttatgcatattcattggtgggaatttcagataagcgagtggagatgctgcatggctcaaggacgcctgctctcctactgcttctactcaatccttcttactcctttccatggcaagctgtgtataggggttcaccatcagcggtggctactttcaatcctctcgggaaaatgatcctNNNNNNNNNNNNNNNNNNNNNNNNNNNNNNNNNNNNNNNNNNNNNNNNNNNNNNNNNNNNNNNNNNNNNNNNNNNNNNNNNNNNNNNNNNNNNNNNNNNNNNNNNNNNNNNNNNNNNNNNNNNNNNNNNNNNNNNNNNNNNNNNNNNNNNNNNNNNNNNNNNNNNNNNNNNNNNNNNNNNNNNNNNNNNNNNNNNNNNNNNNNNNNNNNNNNNNNNNNNNNNNNNNNNNNNNNNNNNNNNNNNNNNNNNNNNNNNNNNNNNNNNNNNNNNNNNNNNNNNNNNNNNNNNNNNNNNNNNNNNNNNNNNNNNNNNNNNNNNNNNNNNNNNNNNNNNNNNNNNNNNNNNNNNNNNNNNNNNNNNNNNNNNNNNNNNNNNNNNNNNNNNNNNNNNNNNNNNNNNNNNNNNNNNNNNNNNNNNNNNNNNNNNNNNNNNNNNNNNNNNNNNNNNNNNNNNNNNNNNNNNNNNNNNNNNNNNNNNNNNNNNNNNNNNNNNNNNNNNNNNNNNNNNNNNNNNNNNNNNNNNNNNNNNNNNNNNNNNNNNNNNNNNNNNNNNNNNNNNNNNNNNNNNNNNNNNNNNNNNNNNNNNNNNNNNNNNNNNNNNNNNNNNNNNNNNNNNNNNNNNNNNNNNNNNNNNNNNNNNNNNNNNNNNNNNNNNNNNNNNNNNNNNNNNNNNNNNNNNNNNNNNNNNNNNNNNNNNNNNNNNNNNNNNNNNNNNNNNNNNNNNNNNNNNNNNNNNNNNNNNNNNNNNNNNNNNNNNNNNNNNNNNNNNNNNNNNNNNNNNNNNNNNNNNNNNNNNNNNNNNNNNNNNNNNNNNNNNNNNNNNNNNNNNNNNNNNNNNNNNNNNNNNNNNNNNNNNNNNNNNNNNNNNNNNNNNNNNNNNNNNNNNNNNNNNNNNNNNNNNNNNNNNNNNNNNNNNNNNNNNNNNNNNNNNNNNNNNNNNNNNNNNNNNNNNNNNNNNNNNNNNNNNNNNNNNNNNNNNNNNNNNNNNNNNNNNNNNNNNNNNNNNNNNNNNNNNNNNNNNNNNNNNNNNNNNNNcttccggggcccacttggtgtatgtttgggctgagcttgatctatccacgagctgaggcgtttattggagttgaacttcaatttatgacgtgttttgggcgttcaactccggatcatgacgtttttctggcgtttaactccagacagcagcatgtacttggcgttcaacgccaagttacgtcgccattcttcgaataaagtatggactattatatattgctggaaagctctggatgtctactttccaacgccgttgagagcgcgccatttggagttctgtagctccagaaaattcattttgagtaNNNNNNNNNNNNNNNNNNNNNNNNNNNNNNNNNNNNNNNNNNNNNNNNNNNNNNNNNNNNNNNNNNNNNNNNNNNNNNNNNNNNNNNNNNNNNNNNNNNNNNNNNNNNNNNNNNNNNNNNNNNNNNNNNNNNNNNNNNNNNNNNNNNNNNNNNNNNNNNNNNNNNNNNNNNNNNNNNNNNNNNNNNNNNNNNNNNNNNNNNNNNNNNNNNNNNNNNNNNNNNNNNNNNNNNNNNNNNNNNNNNNNNNNNNNNNNNNNNNNNNNNNNNNNNNNNNNNNNNNNNNNNNNNNNNNNNNNNNNNNNNNNNNNNNNNNNNNNNNNNNNNNNNNNNNNNNNNNNNNNNNNNNNNNNNNNNNNNNNNNNNNNNNNNNNNNNNNNNNNNNNNNNNNNNNNNNNNNNNNNNNNNNNNNNNNNNNNNNNNNNNNNNNNNNNNNNNNNNNNNNNNNNNNNNNNNNNNNNNNNNNNNNNNNNNNNNNNNNNNNNNNNNNNNNNNNNNNNNNNNNNNNNNNNNNNNNNNNNNNNNNNNNNNNNNNNNNNNNNNNNNNNNNNNNNNNNNNNNNNNNNNNNNNNNNNNNNNNNNNNNNNNNNNNNNNNNNNNNNNNNNNNNNNNNNNNNNNNNNNNNNNNNNNNNNNNNNNNNNNNNNNNNNNNNNNNNNNNNNNNNNNNNNNNNNNNNNNNNNNNNNNNNNNNNNNNNNNNNNNNNNNNNNNNNNNNNNNNNNNNNNNNNNNNNNNNNNNNNNNNNNNNNNNNNNNNNNNNNNNNNNNNNNNNNNNNNNNNNNNNNNNNNNNNNNNNNNNNNNNNNNNNNNNNNNNNNNNNNNNNNNNNNNNNNNNNNNNNNNNNNNNNNNNNNNNNNNNNNNNNNNNNNNNNNNNNNNNNNNNNNNNNNNNNNNNNNNNNNNNNNNNNNNNNNNNNNNNNNNNNNNNNNNNNNNNNNNNNNNNNNNNNNNNNNNNNNNNNNNNNNNNNNNNNNNNNNNNNNNNNNNNNNNNNNNNNNNNNNNNNNNNNNNNNNNNNNNNNNNNNNNNNNNNNNNNNNNNNNNNNNNNNNNNNNNNNNNNNNNNNNNNNNNNNNNNNNNNNNNNNNNNNNNNNNNNNNNNNNNNNNNNNNNNNNNNNNNNNNNNNNNNNNNNNNNNNNNNNNNNNNNNNNNNNNNNNNNNNNNNNNNNNNNNNNNNNNNNNNNNNNNNNNNNNNNNNNNNNNNNNNNNNNNNNNNNNNNNNNNNNNNNNNNNNNNNNNNNNNNNNNNNNNNNNNNNNNNNNNNNNNNNNNNNNNNNNNNNNNNNNNNNNNNNNNNNNNNNNNNNNNNNNNNNNNNNNNNNNNNNNNNNNNNNNNNNNNNNNNNNNNNNNNNNNNNNNNNNNNNNNNNNNNNNNNNNNNNNNNNNNNNNNNNNNNNNNNNNNNNNNNNNNNNNNNNNNNNNNNNNNNNNNNNNNNNNNNNNNNNNNNNNNNNNNNNNNNNNNNNNNNNNNNNNNNNNNNNNNNNNNNNNNNNNNNNNNNNNNNNNNNNNNNNNNNNNNNNNNNNNNNNNNNNNNNNNNNNNNNNNNNNNNNNNNNNNNNNNNNNNNNNNNNNNNNNNNNNNNNNNNNNNNNNNNNNNNNNNNNNNNNNNNNNNNNNNNNNNNNNNNNNNNNNNNNNNNNNNNNNNNNNNNNNNNNNNNNNNNNNNNNNNNNNNNNNNNNNNNNNNNNNNNNNNNNNNNNNNNNNNNNNNNNNNNNNNNNNNNNNNNNNNNNNNNNNNNNNNNNNNNNNNNNNNNNNNNNNNNNNNNNNNNNNNNNNNNNNNNNNNNNNNNNNNNNNNNNNNNNNNNNNNNNNNNNNNNNNNNNNNNNNNNNNNNNNNNNNNNNNNNNNNNNNNNNNNNNNNNNNNNNNNNNNNNNNNNNNNNNNNNNNNNNNNNNNNNNNNNNNNNNNNNNNNNNNNNNNNNNNNNNNNNNNNNNNNNNNNNNNNNNNNNNNNNNNNNNNNNNNNNNNNNNNNNNNNNNNNNNNNNNNNNNNNNNNNNNNNNNNNNNNNNNNNNNNNNNNNNNNNNNNNNNNNNNNNNNNNNNNNNNNNNNNNNNNNNNNNNNNNNNNNNNNNNNNNNNNNNNNNNNNNNNNNNNNNNNNNNNNNNNNNNNNNNNNNNNNNNNNNNNNNNNNNNNNNNNNNNNNNNNNNNNNNNNNNNNNNNNNNNNNNNNNNNNNNNNNNNNNNNNNNNNNNNNNNNNNNNNNNNNNNNNNNNNNNNNNNNNNNNNNNNNNNNNNNNNNNNNNNNNNNNNNNNNNNNNNNNNNNNNNNNNNNNNNNNNNNNNNNNNNNNNNNNNNNNNNNNNNNNNNNNNNNNNNNNNNNNNNNNNNNNNNNNNNNNNNNNNNNNNNNNNNNNNNNNNNNNNNNNNNNNNNNNNNNNNNNNNNNNNNNNNNNNNNNNNNNNNNNNNNNNNNNNNNNNNNNNNNNNNNNNNNNNNNNNNNNNNNNNNNNNNNNNNNNNNNNNNNNNNNNNNNNNNNNNNNNNNNNNNNNNNNNNNNNNNNNNNNNNNNNNNNNNNNNNNNNNNNNNNNNNNNNNNNNNNNNNNNNNNNNNNNNNNNNNNNNNNNNNNNNNNNNNNNNNNNNNNNNNNNNNNNNNNNNNNNNNNNNNNNNNNNNNNNNNNNNNNNNNNNNNNNNNNNNNNNNNNNNNNNNNNNNNNNNNNNNNNNNNNNNNNNNNNNNNNNNNNNNNNNNNNNNNNNNNNNNNNNNNNNNNNNNNNNNNNNNNNNNNNNNNNNNNNNNNNNNNNNNNNNNNNNNNNNNNNNNNNNNNNNNNNNNNNNNNNNNNNNNNNNNNNNNNNNNNNNNNNNNNNNNNNNNNNNNNNNNNNNNNNNNNNNNNNNNNNNNNNNNNNNNNNNNNNNNNNNNNNNNNNNNNNNNNNNNNNNNNNNNNNNNNNNNNNNNNNNNNNNNNNNNNNNNNNNNNNNNNNNNNNNNNNNNNNNNNNNNNNNNNNNNNNNNNNNNNNNNNNNNNNNNNNNNNNNNNNNNNNNNNNNNNNNNNNNNNNNNNNNNNNNNNNNNNNNNNNNNNNNNNNNNNNNNNNNNNNNNNNNNNNNNNNNNNNNNNNNNNNNNNNNNNNNNNNNNNNNNNNNNNNNNNNNNNNNNNNNNNNNNNNNNNNNNNNNNNNNNNNNNNNNNNNNNNNNNNNNNNNNNNNNNNNNNNNNNNNNNNNNNNNNNNNNNNNNNNNNNNNNNNNNNNNNNNNNNNNNNNNNNNNNNNNNNNNNNNNNNNNNNNNNNNNNNNNNNNNNNNNNNNNNNNNNNNNNNNNNNNNNNNNNNNNNNNNNNNNNNNNNNNNNNNNNNNNNNNNNNNNNNNNNNNNNNNNNNNNNNNNNNNNNNNNNNNNNNNNNNNNNNNNNNNNNNNNNNNNNNNNNNNNNNNNNNNNNNNNNNNNNNNNNNNNNNNNNNNNNNNNNNNNNNNNNNNNNNNNNNNNNNNNNNNNNNNNNNNNNNNNNNNNNNNNNNNNNNNNNNNNNNNNNNNNNNNNNNNNNNNNNNNNNNNNNNNNNNNNNNNNNNNNNNNNNNNNNNNNNNNNNNNNNNNNNNNNNNNNNNNNNNNNNNNNNNNNNNNNNNNNNNNNNNNNNNNNNNNNNNNNNNNNNNNNNNNNNNNNcattaatacttgaggtacagtagagctccacacccttaatctatggtgtgcagaaactccaccgttgaaaatacacaagcaaagggttcaggcatggccgaatggtcaGCCCCCATGTGGTCACAAGACCGACTGATCAAAGACCTAAAGTGatcaaagatatctaatacaatagataaatgttctatttataataaactagctcctagggtttacatgagtaagtaattgatgcataaatccacttccggggcccacttggtgtatgtttgggctgagcttgatctatccatgagttgaggcttttcttggagttgaactccatgttatagcgtgttttgggcgttcaactccggatcatgacgtttttctggcgtttaactctagatagcagcatgtacttggcgttcaacgccaagttacgtcgtcattcttcgaataaagtatggactattatatattgctggaaagctctggatgtctactttccaacgccgttgagagcgcgccatttggagttctgtagctccagaaaatccattttgagtgcagggaggtcagaatccaacagcatcaacagtccttttgccagcctttttcagagttttgctcaagtccctcaatttcagccagaaattacctgaaatcacagaaaaacacacaaactcatagtaaagtccagaaatgtgaatttaacataaaaactaatgaaaacatccctaaaagtagctcaaacttactaaaaactacctaaaaacaatgccaaaaagcgtataaattatccgctcatcaacatgCAAGAAGCATATAAGCATAGCATTCATTATAAAACAATCATCTAAGCAtaccattaattaatttatgcaAATTCTCCATACATATAAGCATATAAGCATGAAAAATcagcatatatataatatgcaGGAAGCATATAAGCATACCATATAATATGCAAGAAGCATATAAGCATATAAGCATgtaactttttttattcattgaaTGACCATCATGTCTAATTATATACATAATTCTTATCTATACCTGCAGGAAGCATATAAGCATAGCATTCATTATAAAACAATCATCTAAGCAtaccattaattaatttatgcaAATTCTCTATACATATAAGCATACCATATAATATGCAAAAAGCATATAAGCATACTATACCATTATAAAACCATTATATAAGCATGCcatgattaattaatttatgcAAATTCTCCATACATATAAACATACTATTCAATATAAAACAATAACAGATTTGGTAGAATCACAAATTCTCCATTCATTATAAAACAATCATATAAGAATACCATtaattaatttctgcaaattctccATACATATAAGTATATAAGCATGAAAAATAAGCATATAATATACAGAAAGCATATAAGCATACCATATACTATGCAGGAAGCATATAATATCCAAGAAGTATATAAGCATACCATACTATTATAAAACCATTCTATACACATGCCATGATTAATTAATTCCTAAAAAAATTCTCTATACATATAACCATccattaaatttaaaacaatcaCAGATTTAGTAGAATCATAAATTCTCCATCACATATGGATAAacattaaacataaaaatatacaagTCATTTGCATTGAGATTTAAAATCTAAATCAGTTGAAAAATAACCATCCATTATCAATGTTTTGAAAGTAAGTTGCTCACCTTATTCGATTGCTCACCATCAATGACGGAATGATCGGCTATGTTTTCattgatgaattgatgaattgatgaatTCTCATTACTTCGGCTGGGTGATGTGCGTGAAGGAGGAAGCACACTTGAAACACCTT
The Arachis duranensis cultivar V14167 chromosome 5, aradu.V14167.gnm2.J7QH, whole genome shotgun sequence genome window above contains:
- the LOC127747575 gene encoding protein FAR1-RELATED SEQUENCE 5-like, producing the protein MSSFRPCIGGYSEIKNKEKYEEPIERIHDHCLSSEYVPTGLVLCIVHHPVRRASRLVDLHGKAATRTSSEDSMQPVCAFFPMWTLQDKGVSSVLPPSRTSPSRSNENSSIHQFINENIADHSVIDGEQSNKLYEAMQLSDVIEVGREEMDLGYELQMAHEFYVTYVKKVGFTTKSTNKPINQAIHCNRDGFRESRVKAPTRKNTISAAGCKRQKAAHYHEYRELTTHAKCVIEDNDEAEIRPNKTFLVFANEAGSPSNLGFSEKDLRNYITTRLRTSNVNADVKKMMNYFMRMKDINPNFFYAVKLDEECKFRSAVWVDARGRASYGYYRDVVSVDSTYSTNRSTLLGCALLGNEEIPSYEWVFSQWVKCMGTALQQIITDQCRSIFRAIRNALPDTHHRWCIWHITKKLPHKLGGYRRYRELYDDLNDIV